The genomic interval TCTTGTATCACGAAGCGTTTATTAACTTTCGATTTGGCTATGCATCAGCAGCCGCTGTCATCTTTATGCTGATCATTGCCATTGTGACAATTATTCAATTCAAAATGCTTAAATCGAATGAGGTTAACTACTAGGTACTACTAGAGAGGAGGGCGATCCCTTGAGACAAATATCAAAGAATATGACGCTATTCATCTATGCCGCGATTATTATATTGCCTTTTAGCATGGTGTTGTTTACAACCTTCAAAACAACGCCAGAGTTATACAAAAACCCGCTGGGTCTTCCAGAAAGCTGGTCATTTGTAAATTATAAAGAGTTATTTATGAAAGAGTCAATGACGACCTATTTTTTTAATAGCGTGACCGTAACACTTGTTAGTGTCGCTTGCATTTTACTGTTTGCAAGTCTTATCGCTTATTCGGTTATCAGAATGCCTAAAAAGCTTGGCTACCTCTTCTTTGGTTTTTTTGTTATCGGAATGATGGTGCCAACACAAGTAAATATGATCCCAATCTATCTATTAATTAATAAATTAGGATTATTGAATACCCTTCCAGGTGTGATTGTGGTGACGATCGCATCGCTTATCCCAATTGCTGTGTTTATCTTAACAGGATTTATGAAAACATTACCTGGCGAACTAATTGAAGCAGCCAAAATTGATGGGGCCAATGAATGGCAAACGTATTTAAGAATTGTGATGCCTTTATCCCTTCCATCGATTGCAACTGTTACCATTTTTGCATTCGTGATTGTCTGGAATGACCTGCTGCATCCTTTATTACTGTTAAAATCTGATGGTGTCAAAACATTGCCGATTGCCCTTCTAAGCTTCCAAGGACAATACTTAACAAATTATCCGATGATCTTTGCTGGCGTTATTATTGCATCGATTCCAATGATTTGTGCATATGTCTTCCTTCAGCGGTATTTTATTGCTGGAATGACGGCAGGCTCTATCAAATAATCCTATTCTATAGGCAAATCCACTTTGTGGGTTTGTCTTTTTTATTTAAGACTGATTTCGAAACTTAGTTGCTATATAACAAGTTTTGGGAATGGTTGATTTCCAATACAGGATATATCTTGAATTCTGCTGTTATATCTTTGGATTCCCGCTGATATATCTTGGATTTCGCTGATATATCTTGGATTCCCGCTGATATATCTCGATTTCCGCTGATATATCTCGATTTCCGCTGATATATCTCGATTTCGCTGATATATCTTGGATTCCGCTGATATATCTCGAATTCCGCTGATATATCTCCGATTTCGCTGATATATCTCCGATTTCGCTGATATATCTTGGATTCCGCTGATATATCAGCGATTCCGCTGTAGCTCGCTTTCTGTGGGGCGGGCGGTGTGCCTCCTCGGAGCTAACGCCTGAATAAGTCTCAGTGCCCCGCTGCTCCCACTGGAGTCTCGC from Metabacillus sediminilitoris carries:
- a CDS encoding carbohydrate ABC transporter permease: MRQISKNMTLFIYAAIIILPFSMVLFTTFKTTPELYKNPLGLPESWSFVNYKELFMKESMTTYFFNSVTVTLVSVACILLFASLIAYSVIRMPKKLGYLFFGFFVIGMMVPTQVNMIPIYLLINKLGLLNTLPGVIVVTIASLIPIAVFILTGFMKTLPGELIEAAKIDGANEWQTYLRIVMPLSLPSIATVTIFAFVIVWNDLLHPLLLLKSDGVKTLPIALLSFQGQYLTNYPMIFAGVIIASIPMICAYVFLQRYFIAGMTAGSIK